The DNA sequence GACTGGCTGCTCGGCGGACGGGCGGTGGTGCGGCGATGAACGCCGGGACTGTGCTGCGGGCCGCCGAAGCGCTCGGCGAGCGGGAGACGTTCACCCGCGAGCAGGTGGCGCACCTGCTCGCCCTGGCCTACCAGTCCGGCCGGGCCGACCGGCACGCCGCCGAGGTGGCCGAGCTGCGTGCCAGCTGGACCGAGCGGCCGGTACCCCGGCCCACCCGCGAGCAGCGGATCCGGGCCGAGGTCGACGCCATGGCGGCGTACGCCGCAGCCCAGGAAACGACGTGGCGCGGCCAGTACCCGGGCGGACCGGTCGACTACGAGACAGGCCGGATCACCCGGCCGGCGGGGGCGGCGGCATGACCATGACCGAGGTGGACCTCGTGTTAGAGCGCGGGTTCGTCGACCCCGCTGCCGAGTTGGACGGCCCCGAACCGTGGGACGACCCGCTACCGCTCGGCTGGCGCGTCGACACCCCAGCGTTCCCCGCCACGGCGCTACCGCCCGTCGTCGGCCGGTACGTGGCTGCGCTGGCCGAGGCCACGCAGACACCGCCGGACCTGCCCGGCACGGTGGCGCTCGGCGTGCTCGCCGCGTGCATCGGCGGCCGGGTCGACGTCCAGTGCCCGACCTGGGTCGAGCCGACGAACCTGTTCACCGTTCCGGTACTACCGCCGGCCTCTCGGAAGTCGGCGGTGGTCGCGGCCTGCCGTGAGCCGCTGGTGGACGCCGAGCGGCAACTCCGCGATGGGCTCGGCGACCTGGTCCACGACACACAGACGGCATGGGAGGTGCTGCACCGGCGGGCCGAGGCAGCCAAGGGCAACGCCGCGAAGACCGGCGACCCCGGCGACCTCATCGACGCGCAGGAAGCCGTACGTGAGGCCGAGGAAGCACGCGCGGCCATCGTGGTCTGGCCCCGGCTCACGGCCGGAGACGCGACCCCGGAAGCCCTGGTGACGCTGCTCGCCGAGCAGCGCGGCCGGATCGCCGCGATATCCGCCGAGGCCGGTGTGTTCGCCAGCCTCACCGGCCGGTACTCCAAGACGCCCAACCTCGACCCGGTGCTGATGGCGCACGCCGGAGACACCATCACCGTTGACCGGCGGTCCCGGGCGCCCGAACAGGTCGACCACCCGGCGCTCACCATCGTGGCGTCGATCCAGCCCTACGCCCTGCGGGAAATGGTCGCCCGGCCCGACTTCGCCGGGCGGGGGCTGCTGGCCCGGGTGCTGTGGTCGCTGCCGGCCGACACCACCGGGTACCGGAAGGTCCGCGACGTCCAGCCGGTGCCGGACGCGGTCACGGCGGCGTACCGCACGCTCGTTGTTGATCTGGCGACGTGGGCCGGCGGTCAGAAGCAGCCGACCACGCTCAAGCTCGACGACCAGGCGACCGAGGTGCTGCTCGGGTACGCCGAACACGTCGAGAAGCTGCTCCGGCCGACCGGTGTGCTCGGCGAGAACCGGCTCACCCGCGAATGGGGCGGCAAGCTGGTCGGCGCCGTCGCCCGGATCGCCGGATGCCTCCACGCCGGCCAGGGCGTCACCGTGCTGGACGAACCAATCAGCGCCGACACCATGCGGGCGGCGGTCCGGCTCGGCGAGTACTACCGGACGCACGCCATGGTGGCCTTCTCTCCGGATGACCAGCGGACCGAGGAAGCGCGCACCCTGCTGGCCAGCCTCACCGAACGCGGCAAGACGCACGTCACCATCCGGGACCTGTGCCGCACCGGCCCGAAGGCCATGCGCAAGTCCGAAGTACTGGACCGGGTCCTGACGTACCTCGCCACCCTCGGGTGGGTGCGCAAGGCCGCCGGTGGTGGCTACGAGGTCCACCCGGACGCCGGTGCGTGGCTCAACCGGGGCGACAGGGGCGACACGGGCGACACGGCGGAAGGAACCGCAGGTCAGGGCACCTACGAACCACCCGCACCCCCTGTCGCCCCCCGGGGCGACACCGGGCGACACGAGGCGACACCCGCTGACCTGTCGCCCCCTGTCGCCCCACCGGGCGACACCCCTGGCGACACCTCTACACCCGCCGTGACCAGGGCAAACGCGGAAGCTGTCGCCCCTGTCGCCCCTGTCGCCCCTACTGACGATCTGCCAGACGACTGGCCCGACCAGATCGGCGAACCGCCGACCGAGTGGGAGTGAGGAACAGATGATCAACGCAGGAATGACCCCGGCTCAGCCGGGACTGGTCGCCCGGTACGGCCGCAAGGTCGACGGGAAGGTCTGGCCCACGCTGCTCCCGGTGCTGGCCTTCGACCGCGACGGCAACCCGATGGTCTTCGACCCCGAGCGCCGGCGGCTGGAACTCGCCGACCGGGTCACCTCGCAGGGCAAGTTCCACGAGGTGACGCCGGACCTGATCGGGCGGCGGGTGTCGATCATTCCGGCCGACGGCTGGTGTTGGGCACGTGGCCAGGACACCGGGCCGCTGGTCGGGTGGGCGCTCATGTCGACCGGCGCCGTGAAGCCGATGGTCGTCGACCCCGAGACGAACGCCGTGGTGGACGCCTCACAGATGGGCGTCACCAGCATCTACCACCGGGCCAGCGCCTGGTGACCAGCCCTGACGCCCTGGGCGACGAGGTGAACCGGCGCACCGCCGAACAGGTGGCCGCCAGCGTGGCCCGCCGGACCCGGCAGCGGGCCGTCAGGGCTGCGCTGGCCGCCCGGCGGGCCGTCGGGCTGCAGCGACGCCACGCGAGGAAGGAGAAAGCCATGGCGACCGACAGCAAGCCGTGCGGCTGCGGGGACGGGCTGCTGTGCCCGCAGCACATCCTGTTGCTGCCGGCCGGACGTCGACGGGCACCGAGGCGCGACCGGTGCCGGGCCGGACTGCACTCGCCCAACTGCCCGCCCACCTGCCCCGAGAGGAACAAGCGATGACCACCACGACGACCGACGACGAATGGTGCCAGCGGCTGGCCGCCGTGCTCGCCAGCAAGACAGCCGGACGGCGCGCCGAAGGCGAGATGACCGCCGACCAGATCGCGGCCACCACGGCGGGCCGACCCGGACGCGACGGCCGGGCCGCACGCCGCTGGCAGGCAGGCCGGCAGCGCAAGGCAGGCCGGCGATGATCGACGCCGAACCGCTGCTGCAGCGGATGGCCTGCCCCGACTGCCACAGCACCGTGACGGCCGGACCCGGCGGGGTGGTCGTCCAGCACCAGGACGGCTGTCCCGCCCACGCGTCGCTGCGCAGGGCCGGAGGCGACGACGACGGGGTGGACGAGCAGTCGGCGGTACGGATGCTGCTCGCCACCCTCGACGGCGACCACCAGGCGCTCGCCGAGGTGGTCGACACCGCCGGGCGGTGGCGGCTGGCCCTCGGGCTGTGCTCGCTGGCGCTCGAGCTGGGGATGCTGCACACCGACGACGACCCGGTGGCGCTGCGGGCGCTGCTGGTGCGGCGTGACCAGGGAGAACAGGCGTGAGGCGTCGAAGGATGCCGATTTATTGGGAAGGCTCGCCGCACCCCATTACCCGCAGGGATGGAAAAGCTCGGCGTGACGCCGGACATCCCGTGACGGTCGTGACGGCCGGTTTCTTCTGTGGGGGTGGGGCCACGGCACCCAGGGGGATGACGATATCTCCCTCCGCGAGATCTCCACGAACCAATCCGGGCGTTACGCGAGGTGTTTCCGCAGGTCAGAGCGGGTGTCACGTGTGACGCCAGTGCAACAGAGGGGGACGGGGGGGGAGCGTTACGTCTCCCCCCATCTCTCACGCACAGACGCGCACCCCCTGCGGGTAATGGGGTGGCGCTTGTCCCCAAAAGAAATGGTATGTCCGATTCACACACGCGGGAGGTACCCATGGCACACGTGTTCGAACGGTCGGTGCATCGGCTCAGCGACTGGCCGGCGTCGGCGTGGCGGACGGTGGCGTTCACGCCTGCCCCGCCGGGCTGGCGGGTGGTGTGGCTGCCGGCCGGTGAGCGCCGGTCGGTGACGGCGGTCGCCGGGTGGGCGGTTCAGGAGCTGGACGGCCGTACGCGGGTGGTGCCGATGTCCGGCGGCATCGCGGACAACGAGCTGCGGGAGGTCGACGTCGATCCGGCGTCGTCGGCGGGCTGGCTGATCCTGGCGCCGGACATGCCGGACCCGGATCCGGCGATGGAGCTTGCCGAGCGGCAGCACCGGTACCGCCGGGGCGACCTGCAGGCGAGGATGATCAGTGAGGCGAGAGAGGCGGCGGCGTGATGGAGTACGGAAGCCCGTTCCCGAAGCGGTGGGGCGACCCGCCGGACGACGACCGGCAGCGGGAGCTGTGGGTCCGCAAGCACGTCGGCGATGAGGTGGCGTACCGGCAGGGTTTCC is a window from the Solwaraspora sp. WMMD792 genome containing:
- a CDS encoding YfjI family protein; protein product: MDLVLERGFVDPAAELDGPEPWDDPLPLGWRVDTPAFPATALPPVVGRYVAALAEATQTPPDLPGTVALGVLAACIGGRVDVQCPTWVEPTNLFTVPVLPPASRKSAVVAACREPLVDAERQLRDGLGDLVHDTQTAWEVLHRRAEAAKGNAAKTGDPGDLIDAQEAVREAEEARAAIVVWPRLTAGDATPEALVTLLAEQRGRIAAISAEAGVFASLTGRYSKTPNLDPVLMAHAGDTITVDRRSRAPEQVDHPALTIVASIQPYALREMVARPDFAGRGLLARVLWSLPADTTGYRKVRDVQPVPDAVTAAYRTLVVDLATWAGGQKQPTTLKLDDQATEVLLGYAEHVEKLLRPTGVLGENRLTREWGGKLVGAVARIAGCLHAGQGVTVLDEPISADTMRAAVRLGEYYRTHAMVAFSPDDQRTEEARTLLASLTERGKTHVTIRDLCRTGPKAMRKSEVLDRVLTYLATLGWVRKAAGGGYEVHPDAGAWLNRGDRGDTGDTAEGTAGQGTYEPPAPPVAPRGDTGRHEATPADLSPPVAPPGDTPGDTSTPAVTRANAEAVAPVAPVAPTDDLPDDWPDQIGEPPTEWE